The Lachnospiraceae bacterium genome window below encodes:
- a CDS encoding ATP phosphoribosyltransferase, whose translation MLTIALPKGRLGEQVYALLKRAGYACSAMEDIGRKLVLEDTQAGLRFLLVKPVDVAVYVEKGAADLGVAGKDILVEKEADVYEMLDLGFGRCHMAVAAKEDYQEDFSRKLRVATKFENIARKHYARQGRDIELIHLNGSIELAPVLGLSDVIVDIVETGTTLKENHLAVIDRFMPISARVIVNKASYRFKQDRIDEVVNRLKEIECA comes from the coding sequence ATGCTGACCATTGCACTTCCTAAGGGCCGATTGGGTGAGCAGGTGTATGCGCTTTTAAAAAGAGCCGGATATGCGTGCAGCGCTATGGAGGATATTGGACGTAAGCTAGTGCTGGAGGATACACAGGCAGGACTGAGGTTTTTGCTGGTTAAACCTGTTGATGTGGCTGTTTATGTAGAAAAGGGCGCTGCCGATTTAGGAGTCGCCGGTAAAGATATCCTGGTAGAAAAAGAAGCAGATGTATACGAAATGCTTGATTTAGGGTTTGGGCGCTGTCATATGGCTGTTGCTGCCAAAGAGGATTATCAAGAGGATTTCAGCCGAAAGCTTCGGGTGGCCACTAAATTTGAAAATATTGCGAGAAAGCATTATGCCAGACAAGGACGGGATATAGAGCTTATTCATCTGAATGGTTCCATTGAACTGGCGCCGGTGCTGGGGCTTTCGGATGTCATTGTAGATATTGTAGAAACAGGAACGACGCTAAAAGAGAATCATTTGGCGGTCATCGACCGCTTTATGCCCATATCAGCAAGAGTTATTGTTAATAAAGCAAGCTATCGATTTAAGCAAGACAGAATCGATGAGGTTGTGAATCGATTAAAGGAGATAGAATGCGCATGA
- a CDS encoding ABC transporter ATP-binding protein produces the protein MTAFIEFQNVCKYYQMGEHKIAAADHISFQIGQGEFCVIVGPSGAGKTTVLNMLGGMDSCDEGKILLDGISIGELNEKELTNYRRYDVGFVFQFYNLVQNLTALENVELASEICRDPLDPKEALSAVGLEDRMDNFPAQLSGGEQQRVAIARAIAKNPKVLLCDEPTGALDYHTGKTILKLLQGCCRETGKTVIVITHNQALTAMADRVIHIKNGQVSQMQMNPKPVPIEQIEW, from the coding sequence ATGACAGCGTTTATTGAATTTCAAAATGTGTGTAAATATTATCAGATGGGTGAACATAAAATTGCTGCGGCTGATCATATTTCCTTTCAGATTGGTCAGGGAGAGTTTTGTGTTATTGTCGGTCCCAGCGGAGCTGGAAAAACGACGGTGCTGAATATGCTTGGCGGAATGGATTCATGTGATGAAGGCAAAATCCTGCTGGACGGCATATCAATCGGAGAGCTGAATGAAAAGGAGCTGACCAATTACCGCCGATATGATGTAGGATTTGTTTTTCAGTTTTATAATTTGGTACAAAATCTAACGGCCCTGGAAAATGTAGAGCTGGCCTCCGAGATTTGCAGGGATCCGCTGGATCCTAAGGAGGCGTTAAGCGCAGTAGGACTGGAGGATCGGATGGACAATTTTCCGGCCCAGCTGTCTGGCGGCGAACAGCAGCGCGTAGCGATTGCGAGAGCGATTGCTAAAAATCCCAAGGTTTTATTATGCGATGAACCGACAGGGGCTTTGGATTATCATACGGGAAAGACGATTTTAAAGTTACTGCAGGGGTGTTGCAGAGAAACCGGGAAAACCGTCATTGTGATTACGCATAATCAGGCGCTGACGGCTATGGCGGATCGCGTGATTCATATTAAGAACGGACAAGTCAGTCAGATGCAAATGAATCCAAAACCTGTGCCGATAGAGCAAATTGAATGGTGA
- a CDS encoding 4'-phosphopantetheinyl transferase superfamily protein gives MQKGKSAMVDAGLYVFSITDVRLVGERLSLAVQDFAPDFPPAEYKIGRTKRGKPFFEGIPLKLSISHSGRWWVLALAYDEIGVDVQEMRAVRYEALARRFFHPQEVNELEKSGFDDFYRIWTRKESYVKLTGAGIDAHFREFSVFTVSAAFQEVWLEKGYVLTICTREPAAVQLKYL, from the coding sequence ATGCAGAAAGGAAAATCGGCTATGGTAGATGCAGGCTTATATGTATTTTCGATTACAGACGTGCGCTTGGTCGGGGAGCGGCTTTCCTTGGCCGTACAGGATTTTGCGCCTGATTTTCCGCCGGCGGAATATAAAATTGGCAGAACTAAGCGAGGCAAGCCCTTTTTTGAGGGGATTCCTTTAAAGCTTTCGATTAGCCATAGCGGTCGATGGTGGGTCCTCGCACTGGCTTATGACGAGATTGGCGTTGATGTGCAGGAAATGCGGGCAGTTCGCTATGAGGCGCTGGCACGGCGTTTTTTTCATCCGCAAGAGGTAAATGAATTGGAAAAATCAGGATTTGATGATTTTTACCGTATATGGACGAGAAAAGAAAGCTATGTAAAGCTTACGGGGGCCGGCATCGACGCACATTTTAGAGAGTTTTCCGTCTTTACTGTTTCGGCTGCATTCCAAGAAGTATGGCTGGAGAAGGGCTATGTATTAACCATCTGTACGAGGGAACCGGCCGCGGTACAGTTAAAATATTTATAA
- a CDS encoding spore coat associated protein CotJA, protein MAICANQGRMYMGTARQCMEARDCCQTAVQPSPAPVRMQRRQGTCSCVREADRQTIRTAERRIFTCPEDGCEPQSLCAGLPLAAAYVNPQPYTGLVDPDTALNRGSAFNNLYDPWNPGRHC, encoded by the coding sequence ATGGCAATTTGTGCAAATCAAGGGCGCATGTATATGGGAACTGCCCGGCAGTGTATGGAAGCCAGAGATTGCTGTCAGACAGCAGTGCAGCCATCTCCTGCTCCTGTGCGGATGCAGAGAAGACAAGGCACCTGCAGCTGCGTCCGGGAAGCAGATCGACAGACGATCCGCACTGCAGAAAGACGAATCTTTACCTGTCCGGAGGATGGCTGCGAACCGCAAAGCCTATGCGCCGGTCTTCCGCTGGCTGCTGCTTATGTAAATCCCCAGCCCTATACCGGTCTGGTGGATCCTGATACGGCTTTAAACAGAGGAAGCGCTTTTAATAATTTATATGATCCCTGGAATCCTGGGCGTCATTGTTAA
- a CDS encoding spore coat protein CotJB: protein MMNRECQRDGGCMACRNTQRDRESLLWEIHKTDFLINDLQLYLDNHPDCEAALEDFNRLSDLSMELKEEFHHLYGPIINNGYQTSELPWQWTNDPWPWQRCFMSGQ from the coding sequence ATGATGAATCGCGAGTGTCAGAGAGACGGAGGCTGTATGGCCTGCAGAAATACCCAAAGAGATCGTGAATCGCTCTTATGGGAAATTCATAAGACTGACTTTCTCATTAACGATCTTCAGCTATATTTGGATAATCATCCGGATTGTGAAGCTGCTTTGGAGGATTTCAATCGATTAAGCGACCTGAGTATGGAATTGAAAGAAGAATTTCATCACCTTTATGGTCCTATTATCAATAATGGCTATCAGACCAGTGAACTTCCCTGGCAATGGACGAATGATCCCTGGCCTTGGCAGCGCTGCTTCATGAGCGGACAATAA
- a CDS encoding manganese catalase family protein, with protein MWYYEKKLQYPVNIKRCDLRMAKVLAAQLGGPDGELAASLRYMSQRYIMPTGKTKGLLTDISTEELAHVEMISAMMFQLMEGATPAQLQEAGLAGYYTQHGRSVFPADANGVPFTSAYFQSMEDPITNLHEDMAAEQKARTTYENLMSQTDDPDILEPLRFLRQREVIHFQRFGEALDDIHFLNGMKKIH; from the coding sequence ATGTGGTATTATGAAAAAAAATTACAGTATCCTGTCAATATTAAACGCTGTGACCTGAGAATGGCTAAGGTTTTAGCGGCACAGCTCGGCGGCCCCGACGGAGAACTGGCAGCTAGTCTGCGCTATATGAGCCAGCGCTATATCATGCCGACCGGAAAAACGAAGGGACTGTTGACTGATATTTCAACAGAAGAGCTCGCCCATGTTGAAATGATCTCCGCTATGATGTTTCAGCTAATGGAGGGAGCTACGCCGGCGCAGCTTCAGGAAGCGGGTCTTGCCGGATATTACACGCAGCATGGCCGCAGTGTTTTTCCGGCAGACGCCAATGGGGTGCCTTTTACCTCCGCCTATTTCCAGTCTATGGAAGATCCGATCACAAACCTGCATGAGGATATGGCTGCAGAACAAAAAGCCAGAACCACGTATGAGAATCTGATGAGCCAAACGGATGATCCGGATATTCTGGAGCCACTTCGCTTTTTACGTCAGCGTGAAGTGATTCATTTCCAACGCTTCGGCGAAGCATTAGATGATATTCACTTTTTAAATGGAATGAAAAAGATTCATTAA
- a CDS encoding sugar phosphate isomerase/epimerase has product MYNYPIGVILDSFRTDIPTALDKAVKVGAQGLQVYATTGEMSPENLVGAKRKEFKDMVASHGLEISALCGDLGEGFSNPKKNPELIEKSKRILDLAVELGTNVVTTHIGVVPTDPRHPRYAIMQDACGQLAEYADSLNAHFAIETGPEEAMVLRCFLDGLHSTGVAVNLDPANFVMVTGDDPVRAVYTLREYIVHTHAKDGVRFYYEDPIVVYSGHSAEDVIVTSAAFEEKALGEGAVDYDRYLAALEDIGYKGYLTIEREVGDDPEADIAKAVAFLKSKF; this is encoded by the coding sequence ATGTACAATTATCCTATCGGTGTCATTCTGGATTCTTTCCGTACTGACATCCCCACTGCGCTGGATAAGGCCGTTAAAGTAGGTGCTCAAGGCTTGCAGGTATATGCAACTACCGGAGAAATGAGCCCTGAAAATCTGGTCGGCGCAAAAAGAAAAGAATTTAAGGATATGGTTGCTTCTCACGGTTTGGAGATTTCTGCCCTTTGTGGAGATTTGGGCGAAGGTTTTTCCAACCCTAAGAAGAATCCTGAATTAATTGAGAAATCCAAACGTATTTTGGATTTGGCTGTTGAACTGGGAACCAACGTCGTTACCACTCATATCGGCGTCGTTCCTACTGACCCTCGCCATCCTCGCTATGCTATCATGCAGGACGCTTGTGGTCAGCTGGCTGAGTATGCAGATTCTTTAAACGCTCACTTTGCGATTGAAACCGGCCCTGAGGAAGCTATGGTTTTACGTTGCTTCTTAGATGGTCTTCACAGCACCGGTGTAGCTGTTAACCTGGATCCTGCTAACTTTGTTATGGTAACCGGCGATGATCCGGTAAGAGCCGTTTATACTTTGCGTGAATACATTGTTCACACACATGCTAAGGACGGCGTTCGCTTCTACTATGAGGATCCGATCGTAGTATACAGTGGTCATTCCGCTGAAGACGTAATCGTTACCTCTGCTGCTTTCGAAGAGAAAGCACTTGGTGAGGGTGCTGTCGATTATGATCGGTATCTGGCTGCTCTGGAGGATATTGGATACAAAGGATATCTGACCATCGAGCGTGAAGTGGGCGATGATCCTGAAGCTGACATCGCGAAAGCTGTTGCTTTCTTAAAAAGCAAGTTTTAA
- a CDS encoding Gfo/Idh/MocA family oxidoreductase, giving the protein MDKIKVAIVGTGTISNEHIRAYQNNPNVELYAFCDLDEAKVKRMAEQYGVSRTYTDEETMLKELPEIDAVSICVWNSNHMPCTVMALNYGKNVLCEKPMATSAEEARIMKAAADKAGKLLMIGFVRRYGNDTAIFKDFQEQDYFGEIYWAKAQYIRRNGNPGGWFGEKAKSGGGPLIDLGVHVIDLTRYMIGNPKPVSVYGATFQKLFDRRNLKTPKGYVSSSHTDHDICDVEDAATAMIRYDNGAVVQVEVSFSLNVEKESGVIELFGTKGGAKIDPELKLMSEANGYMTDTTLKARTAMNMGVIFQNEINHFVDCVQNGTQCKSPAEDGITLMEILDAIFESARTGHEVLINQ; this is encoded by the coding sequence ATGGACAAGATTAAAGTTGCGATTGTTGGTACCGGTACTATTTCCAACGAGCACATCCGCGCTTACCAGAACAACCCCAATGTAGAGCTGTATGCTTTCTGTGATCTGGATGAAGCTAAGGTAAAAAGAATGGCTGAACAATATGGTGTTAGCCGTACTTACACCGATGAAGAGACCATGCTTAAGGAGCTGCCTGAAATTGATGCAGTCAGCATCTGCGTATGGAACAGCAACCATATGCCCTGTACCGTTATGGCTTTGAATTATGGTAAAAATGTTCTTTGCGAGAAGCCGATGGCTACCTCTGCTGAAGAAGCTCGTATCATGAAGGCTGCTGCTGACAAGGCTGGCAAGCTTTTGATGATTGGTTTTGTACGTCGTTATGGTAATGATACCGCTATTTTCAAGGATTTCCAGGAGCAGGATTACTTTGGTGAGATCTACTGGGCTAAAGCACAGTATATTCGCCGCAATGGTAACCCCGGCGGCTGGTTTGGCGAAAAGGCTAAATCTGGTGGCGGTCCTCTGATCGATCTTGGCGTTCATGTTATCGACTTAACTCGTTACATGATCGGCAATCCGAAGCCTGTATCTGTATACGGTGCTACCTTCCAGAAATTATTTGATCGTCGTAACCTGAAGACTCCCAAAGGATATGTATCTTCTTCTCACACCGATCATGACATCTGCGATGTAGAGGATGCTGCTACAGCTATGATCCGCTACGACAATGGCGCTGTTGTACAGGTTGAGGTTTCCTTCTCCCTGAATGTTGAGAAAGAAAGCGGCGTTATCGAACTGTTCGGTACCAAGGGCGGTGCTAAGATTGATCCTGAGCTGAAACTGATGAGCGAAGCTAACGGATACATGACCGACACCACTCTGAAGGCTCGCACCGCTATGAACATGGGCGTTATTTTCCAGAACGAGATCAATCACTTTGTTGATTGCGTTCAGAATGGTACTCAGTGCAAATCTCCTGCTGAAGACGGTATTACCTTAATGGAAATTTTGGATGCCATCTTCGAGTCTGCTCGCACTGGTCATGAGGTTTTAATCAATCAATAA
- a CDS encoding sugar phosphate isomerase/epimerase, with the protein MMKTAVSSYSFMQALRNGSLTLMECIGKAKEIGFDAIEFVDFTMTSTLPEGMTLLEYAKSLKAECDRVGLTITNYTCSADFQNNEVAAEVERMKGQIDIAEAMGAIGCRHDACWGAKDGKPYQSFDSLIPRLADGIRQVTEYAATKGIKTMIENHGFFAQDALRVEKLINAVNHPNFGWLVDMGNFTCADENPAISVGIAAPYAFNVHAKDFIIKPADGPNPGKFFMQSRNGNYLRGTIVGQGNVPVKHCLIALKKAGYDGYVAIEFEGMEDCLLALEAGHENLKRYIEEIA; encoded by the coding sequence ATGATGAAAACAGCTGTCAGCTCCTATAGCTTTATGCAGGCGCTTAGAAACGGAAGCCTAACGCTTATGGAGTGTATTGGCAAGGCCAAGGAAATTGGCTTTGATGCCATTGAATTTGTTGATTTTACTATGACCTCTACCCTTCCCGAAGGCATGACCCTGCTGGAATATGCCAAGTCTTTAAAAGCAGAATGTGATCGTGTTGGCCTGACGATTACTAACTATACTTGCTCTGCTGATTTTCAAAATAACGAAGTCGCTGCTGAGGTAGAGCGAATGAAGGGTCAGATTGACATCGCAGAGGCCATGGGTGCTATTGGCTGCCGTCATGATGCCTGCTGGGGCGCTAAAGACGGTAAACCGTATCAAAGCTTTGATTCTTTGATTCCCCGTCTGGCCGACGGTATCCGTCAGGTTACAGAGTATGCTGCGACCAAAGGCATTAAAACCATGATTGAAAACCATGGATTCTTTGCTCAGGATGCACTTCGTGTTGAAAAACTGATCAATGCTGTTAACCATCCGAATTTCGGCTGGCTCGTTGACATGGGCAACTTCACCTGTGCGGATGAGAATCCGGCAATTTCTGTCGGCATTGCCGCACCCTATGCCTTTAATGTGCATGCCAAAGATTTTATCATTAAACCGGCGGATGGTCCCAACCCGGGCAAATTCTTTATGCAGTCCAGAAATGGAAACTATCTGCGCGGTACGATTGTCGGACAGGGAAATGTACCGGTCAAGCACTGTCTGATTGCCCTTAAAAAAGCTGGGTATGACGGATATGTTGCCATCGAGTTTGAGGGTATGGAGGATTGCCTTCTTGCTCTGGAAGCCGGTCATGAAAACTTAAAACGCTATATCGAGGAGATTGCCTAA
- a CDS encoding sugar phosphate isomerase/epimerase: MKTAVSVYSFHQAIKAGRLTVMQCIAKAKEMGFDGFEFVDFATALPAETSYVSREEYAAALHAECEAQGIAVTNYAFGADFQSRDLKEELARVKKEIDIAEILGAPIIRHDVAYGSHNGQYESFDSILPRLAGAIRELTEYAAGKGIKTTVENHGIFVQDALRVEKLINAVRHPNFGWLVDMGNFTCADENPAVSVGIAAPYAFNVHAKDFIIKPADGPNPGRFFFQSRNGNYLRGTIVGQGNVPVKHCLKALKKAGYDGYVAIEFEGIEDCFLALEAGLENLKRYISEIDQ; the protein is encoded by the coding sequence ATGAAAACAGCCGTTAGTGTATACAGCTTTCATCAGGCAATCAAAGCAGGGCGCCTTACTGTCATGCAGTGCATTGCAAAAGCTAAGGAGATGGGCTTCGATGGATTTGAATTTGTAGATTTTGCTACCGCCCTCCCTGCTGAAACTTCCTACGTCAGCCGCGAGGAGTATGCTGCCGCTTTGCACGCAGAATGTGAGGCACAAGGCATTGCGGTCACTAATTATGCATTCGGCGCTGATTTTCAATCGCGTGATCTAAAAGAAGAGCTTGCAAGAGTTAAAAAAGAAATTGATATTGCAGAAATCCTAGGCGCTCCTATCATTCGCCATGATGTAGCCTATGGCAGCCATAACGGCCAATATGAAAGCTTTGATTCTATTCTTCCCCGCTTAGCAGGTGCAATTCGTGAGCTTACCGAATATGCTGCCGGCAAAGGAATTAAAACCACCGTAGAAAATCATGGAATCTTTGTTCAGGACGCACTCCGCGTTGAAAAGCTCATTAATGCTGTTCGCCATCCCAACTTTGGCTGGCTCGTTGATATGGGCAACTTTACCTGTGCAGATGAGAATCCGGCGGTCTCTGTTGGCATTGCCGCTCCTTACGCTTTTAATGTACATGCCAAGGATTTCATCATTAAGCCTGCTGACGGACCTAATCCCGGCAGATTTTTCTTTCAGTCCAGAAATGGCAATTATCTGCGCGGTACGATCGTCGGACAGGGAAATGTACCGGTTAAGCACTGCCTTAAAGCGCTGAAAAAGGCCGGCTATGACGGATATGTTGCAATTGAGTTCGAGGGCATTGAAGACTGTTTCCTAGCCTTAGAGGCTGGGCTGGAAAATCTAAAGCGCTATATCAGCGAAATAGATCAGTAA
- the thiI gene encoding tRNA 4-thiouridine(8) synthase ThiI produces the protein MNQGILVKYGEIAIKGNNRAIFENVLIKNIKHTLRGLGKLWIEKEQGRLFIPAPKDNTQDWMESAIEGLQKVFGIIGICPVEILENDELDTIEKALVRHIHQEYTGQHTFKVECKRANKKYPMTSMEIACEMGSRVLAAFPEWKVDVHHPEVYLYVELRNQVYVYGKTIPGPGGMPVGTAGKAALLLSGGIDSPVAGWMMAKRGLQLCAVYFHAHPYTTDRAKEKVVELARRVSLYSGKIKLYVVPFTEIQLEIYEKCPHEQLTIIMRRVMMQIAERIAVQEEAQALITGESLGQVASQTLASLYCTNEVCKLPVFRPVIGFDKQEIIDIAQRIDTFETSILPYEDCCTIFVAKHPVTRPKLEDMKKSERALIKLEEQITRAVEGCEVIEIGE, from the coding sequence ATGAATCAGGGAATTCTGGTAAAATATGGTGAGATTGCCATCAAGGGGAATAATCGGGCCATTTTTGAGAATGTATTGATAAAAAATATCAAGCATACGCTGCGGGGTCTGGGAAAGCTGTGGATTGAAAAGGAGCAGGGGCGTTTATTTATTCCGGCACCGAAAGACAATACACAGGACTGGATGGAAAGTGCGATAGAGGGGCTGCAGAAAGTATTCGGCATTATTGGGATCTGTCCGGTCGAGATTTTGGAAAATGATGAATTGGATACCATAGAGAAAGCGCTGGTGCGCCATATTCATCAGGAGTATACAGGACAGCATACGTTTAAGGTAGAATGTAAGAGAGCCAATAAAAAGTATCCGATGACCAGTATGGAAATCGCATGCGAAATGGGCAGCCGTGTATTGGCGGCATTTCCTGAGTGGAAGGTGGATGTCCATCATCCTGAGGTATATTTGTATGTGGAGCTGCGCAATCAGGTATATGTATATGGTAAAACAATTCCGGGCCCCGGTGGTATGCCGGTAGGAACGGCAGGGAAGGCAGCGCTTTTGCTTTCCGGTGGAATTGATAGCCCTGTGGCAGGCTGGATGATGGCTAAACGAGGGCTGCAGCTATGTGCTGTATATTTTCATGCGCATCCTTATACAACGGATAGGGCAAAAGAAAAGGTAGTTGAATTAGCACGCAGAGTTAGCTTGTATTCCGGAAAAATTAAGCTTTATGTCGTACCGTTTACGGAAATTCAGCTGGAGATATATGAGAAATGCCCGCATGAACAGCTGACCATTATTATGAGGCGAGTTATGATGCAAATTGCAGAACGAATTGCCGTGCAGGAAGAGGCTCAGGCCTTGATTACAGGAGAGAGTCTGGGGCAGGTGGCCAGTCAGACGCTGGCTAGTCTTTACTGCACGAATGAAGTTTGTAAGCTGCCAGTTTTTCGTCCGGTGATTGGATTTGATAAGCAGGAAATTATCGATATTGCCCAGAGGATTGATACATTTGAAACATCCATTTTGCCATATGAAGATTGCTGCACAATTTTTGTGGCTAAGCATCCGGTTACACGTCCTAAGCTGGAGGATATGAAGAAAAGTGAGCGGGCGCTTATCAAATTAGAGGAACAGATTACAAGAGCAGTAGAGGGATGCGAAGTGATCGAGATAGGCGAATAA